Proteins encoded by one window of Porphyromonas vaginalis:
- a CDS encoding TonB-dependent receptor encodes MRYLGLNRWVRYVALSLLISTSIGLTAMAQNEVHDEVKLDEVVVTAQRTPEVKSQSATSISIVTRKELAELNKTMPDMQAIVGFLVPGMASTGNTTSERSNTLRGRSVLVLIDGIPQTTPLRATSRDLRTIDPTAVERIEVIKGATALYGNGANGGIINIVTRKNRNDKPFGGQSYIAMQDHSLLSNKTQSFGYRLNQQLYGKIGGFDYMVNGVIGQTGSSVDGDGVYLSPRYGLGDTRTYNALAKVGYQISETARIEGMYNFFRTVQNSPLIASGGKYLESPRIGIKGDQPKEAIPEGMAYNHNAYIRYTHQNIFSGTNFEATLQGRALKVVTDYRIHNEKKPRWEGTSGQATIEAKQIGAKAQLDSKLPLSEQVFTKLLYGIDFTMDRTGQPLVDGRYWVPEMTALNFGPFVQTKTTIGDLLNIKVGARYDRIDVHVPDYEVLPKKAGVERTKVQGGVLPYNNLSLNGGVTLNKWRVFQPFLAYSQGFSIYDLGRTLRDAKSDVLSKIETSPVKTHNAEIGFYSTVRGLFGEASRLETSGAVFYTYAALGSDLKSVDGFWVVDRSPQRIVGGELSMDATINRQWQTGVGFSMMEGKKYVDGSWDHYMSGQSIPPMKITAYINCRPTKHSYIRLYGMYTGARDRFATNEKGKYAEGEGKVTPVTLLHLNAGLTIDKFTYTLGIENLLNTTYYTVQSQLVARDNEYTHGNGRVINLSMTYRF; translated from the coding sequence TGAGGTACACGATGAAGTCAAACTTGATGAAGTGGTCGTGACTGCTCAAAGAACACCAGAAGTGAAAAGTCAATCGGCGACGTCCATCTCAATTGTAACACGAAAGGAACTAGCGGAGCTCAATAAGACTATGCCAGACATGCAGGCTATCGTAGGCTTTTTGGTGCCAGGGATGGCCTCTACTGGCAATACGACTAGTGAGCGCTCCAACACTTTGAGAGGAAGAAGTGTACTAGTACTGATTGATGGCATTCCACAAACAACGCCTCTGCGGGCAACAAGCCGTGACCTTCGGACCATTGACCCAACGGCTGTAGAGCGAATTGAGGTGATCAAAGGTGCGACCGCACTTTATGGCAATGGAGCAAATGGTGGTATCATCAATATCGTGACGCGTAAGAACAGAAATGATAAGCCTTTCGGCGGTCAGTCTTACATAGCAATGCAGGATCACTCTTTGCTTAGCAATAAGACACAGTCATTTGGCTACCGTCTCAATCAGCAGCTCTATGGCAAGATAGGTGGTTTTGACTACATGGTTAATGGTGTGATCGGACAGACGGGTAGCTCGGTAGACGGAGATGGCGTATACCTCTCTCCTAGATATGGGCTAGGCGACACCCGCACATACAATGCCCTAGCAAAGGTCGGTTATCAAATAAGCGAGACAGCACGTATTGAGGGAATGTACAACTTCTTTAGGACCGTACAAAACAGTCCGCTCATTGCTAGTGGTGGTAAATACCTAGAAAGCCCACGCATCGGAATTAAAGGTGACCAGCCAAAAGAAGCAATCCCAGAGGGGATGGCGTACAATCACAATGCTTACATACGCTACACGCATCAAAACATCTTCAGCGGGACGAACTTTGAGGCGACCCTCCAGGGCCGTGCACTAAAGGTCGTGACAGACTACCGGATACATAATGAGAAGAAGCCTCGCTGGGAAGGCACTAGCGGGCAGGCAACCATTGAGGCAAAGCAGATCGGAGCAAAAGCTCAGCTTGACTCCAAACTCCCTCTGAGTGAGCAAGTATTTACAAAGCTCCTGTATGGAATAGACTTCACAATGGATCGTACTGGACAGCCTCTTGTAGACGGACGTTATTGGGTACCAGAGATGACAGCTCTTAACTTCGGACCATTTGTGCAAACCAAAACCACTATCGGCGACCTCCTCAACATCAAAGTGGGAGCAAGGTATGATCGCATCGACGTACACGTGCCAGACTATGAAGTCCTTCCAAAGAAGGCGGGCGTTGAGCGGACTAAGGTCCAAGGCGGTGTGCTGCCTTACAACAACCTATCCTTAAATGGTGGTGTGACCTTGAATAAGTGGAGAGTGTTCCAACCATTTTTAGCTTACTCTCAAGGCTTCTCCATATATGACCTAGGACGCACCTTGCGTGATGCCAAGAGTGATGTGCTGAGCAAAATAGAGACTTCGCCTGTTAAGACTCACAATGCCGAAATAGGCTTTTACTCTACCGTTAGAGGACTCTTTGGAGAGGCTTCAAGGCTAGAGACTTCTGGCGCAGTATTCTACACCTACGCAGCGCTTGGTAGTGACCTTAAAAGTGTAGATGGATTCTGGGTGGTAGATCGCTCACCCCAACGTATCGTAGGTGGAGAGCTATCAATGGATGCTACCATCAATAGACAGTGGCAGACGGGCGTTGGGTTCTCCATGATGGAGGGGAAGAAGTACGTTGATGGCTCTTGGGACCACTATATGAGTGGCCAGTCTATCCCTCCAATGAAGATTACAGCATATATCAATTGCCGCCCAACGAAACATAGCTATATACGCCTATATGGTATGTATACTGGAGCAAGGGACCGCTTTGCCACAAACGAAAAAGGGAAATATGCAGAGGGCGAAGGCAAGGTAACGCCTGTCACCTTATTGCATCTCAATGCAGGGCTTACGATAGATAAGTTCACCTACACATTGGGCATAGAAAACTTACTCAACACCACCTACTACACGGTTCAGTCTCAACTAGTAGCAAGAGATAACGAGTATACTCATGGTAATGGTCGTGTGATCAATCTCTCCATGACTTATAGATTTTAA
- a CDS encoding asparaginase — protein MTTDRDTTTALPHLKVIYTGGTIGMVQDTETGALKAFQFDYLREHVPELDQLHCTFDIEQCDPPIDSSAITPDLWVWLGEMIQREMHQYDGFVILHGTDTMAYTASALSFMLQGLDRPVILTGSQLPIGRLRTDGKENLITAFEIALARRADGEPMIPEVAVYFEDYLYRGNRTLKYSAEHFEAFASPNYPHLAFAGIDIKYSPSAIGFDEPALSQAWRPAFDGHVVVLKLFPGLSASLLDHILHTPDLRGVVLETFGSGNAPTSEAFLSAIKEAVARGITIVNVTQCYSGSVVMGRYETGNVLSQTGVIGGGDMTTESATTKLMYLLAQDLSPEEVAHLMQVSLRGELTV, from the coding sequence ATGACTACAGATAGAGATACGACCACCGCCCTACCCCACCTGAAGGTTATCTACACAGGCGGGACCATCGGGATGGTACAAGATACAGAGACCGGTGCGCTCAAAGCATTCCAATTTGACTACCTACGGGAGCATGTGCCAGAGCTTGATCAGCTCCACTGCACCTTCGACATAGAGCAGTGCGACCCGCCCATAGACTCTTCGGCTATCACGCCCGACCTGTGGGTCTGGCTAGGAGAGATGATCCAGCGAGAGATGCACCAGTATGATGGCTTCGTCATACTACATGGCACGGACACAATGGCTTACACCGCCTCTGCGCTGAGCTTTATGCTACAGGGGCTAGACAGGCCCGTCATCTTGACTGGCTCGCAGCTTCCCATAGGGAGGTTGCGGACGGATGGTAAGGAAAACCTGATCACAGCCTTTGAGATTGCCTTGGCTAGACGTGCCGATGGTGAGCCTATGATCCCCGAAGTGGCCGTTTACTTTGAGGATTACCTCTACCGTGGCAACCGTACGCTCAAGTATAGTGCCGAGCACTTTGAGGCATTCGCCTCGCCCAACTATCCGCACCTAGCTTTCGCAGGGATCGATATTAAGTATAGCCCGAGTGCTATCGGCTTTGACGAGCCAGCTTTGTCGCAAGCGTGGAGACCCGCTTTCGATGGGCACGTAGTGGTGCTCAAACTGTTTCCAGGACTATCAGCCTCACTCCTAGATCACATCCTACACACGCCAGACCTCAGGGGAGTGGTACTAGAAACCTTCGGCAGTGGCAATGCCCCAACGAGCGAAGCTTTTCTCTCTGCTATAAAAGAAGCTGTGGCACGTGGCATCACGATCGTCAATGTGACGCAGTGCTACTCCGGATCGGTCGTCATGGGGCGCTATGAGACGGGCAATGTGCTCAGCCAGACGGGTGTCATCGGGGGAGGTGACATGACCACCGAGAGTGCTACCACGAAGCTGATGTACCTCCTAGCGCAAGATCTATCTCCAGAGGAGGTGGCGCATCTGATGCAAGTCTCTCTACGTGGCGAGCTGACGGTATGA
- a CDS encoding rhodanese-like domain-containing protein, with protein sequence MTRTLYYCIIMGVLSMLIGSCHASKGIKSVDSATFKAEISSATVQLLDVRTADEFAKGHLEKSINIDVHESHFTQLVNARFDKSQPIYLYCRSGKRSMMAAQLLVKEGYQIVNLKDGILGWLDAGYPISQ encoded by the coding sequence ATGACACGTACACTTTACTACTGCATCATTATGGGAGTACTATCAATGCTAATAGGATCATGCCATGCATCAAAGGGGATCAAATCGGTAGATTCAGCTACCTTCAAAGCGGAAATAAGTAGTGCCACCGTACAGCTACTTGATGTACGCACAGCAGATGAATTTGCCAAAGGCCACCTCGAGAAGTCCATCAACATAGATGTGCATGAGTCACACTTCACTCAACTAGTCAACGCGAGATTCGACAAAAGTCAGCCCATATACCTCTATTGTCGGTCGGGCAAGAGGAGCATGATGGCCGCCCAGCTACTGGTAAAGGAAGGATACCAAATCGTTAATCTCAAGGATGGAATCCTCGGATGGTTGGATGCCGGCTATCCTATATCTCAATAG
- a CDS encoding MBL fold metallo-hydrolase — protein MIRFMSLASGSTGNCYYLEHDGQGLLIDAGIALYDIKTGLEQAGLSLEHDVQAILLTHNHADHARTVGKLANRYELPVYATHPVQCGLDYMRGMERIKHDMRYAIEPEVPFELIGLVVTPFSVPHDSADNVGYHISSADGFSFTLATDIGHLTPTIEDYASLAHHLVLESNYDPEMLRIGKYPPFLKKRISGPLGHLSNDESVEFLCRIWQPTMRNVFLCHLSKENNHPELVRKTFDIRLFAEGIRVGKDVYVTPLQRNHCSPMYLLET, from the coding sequence ATGATACGATTTATGAGCCTAGCGAGTGGTAGCACGGGCAACTGCTACTACCTCGAGCACGATGGCCAGGGGCTCCTCATAGATGCGGGCATAGCACTCTACGACATCAAGACTGGTCTAGAGCAAGCGGGCCTCTCGCTAGAGCACGATGTGCAGGCGATCCTCCTGACTCACAATCATGCCGACCATGCACGCACAGTGGGCAAGCTGGCCAATCGCTACGAACTACCTGTCTATGCGACTCATCCAGTGCAATGCGGGCTAGACTATATGAGAGGCATGGAGCGCATCAAGCACGATATGCGCTATGCCATCGAGCCAGAGGTGCCCTTTGAGCTGATAGGACTCGTGGTGACTCCATTCTCCGTACCTCACGATAGTGCAGACAATGTGGGGTACCATATCTCTTCGGCAGATGGTTTTTCATTTACCCTAGCGACAGATATAGGTCATCTGACCCCGACGATAGAGGACTACGCTAGCTTGGCACACCATCTGGTGCTGGAGTCCAACTACGATCCCGAGATGCTCCGAATTGGTAAGTACCCGCCCTTCCTCAAGAAGCGGATCAGTGGCCCTCTGGGGCATCTGAGCAATGATGAGTCGGTGGAGTTTCTCTGTCGTATCTGGCAGCCCACGATGCGTAACGTCTTCCTCTGCCACCTCAGCAAGGAAAACAATCACCCCGAGCTAGTACGCAAGACCTTCGACATACGTCTCTTCGCTGAGGGGATCCGCGTCGGCAAGGATGTCTACGTCACACCGCTGCAGCGTAACCACTGCAGTCCCATGTACCTGCTAGAGACCTAG